A single window of Thermoanaerobacterium sp. PSU-2 DNA harbors:
- the buk gene encoding butyrate kinase yields MEGILLFLILAINPGSTSTKISVFEDKKVLFTEILRHSVPELSQYKTIFEQLEFRKNTILEMLHRKNFSMEKFNAIVGRGGLLKPIKSGTYIVNERMISDLKEAKRGEHASNLGGIIAYELAKNHGIPAFIVDPVVVNELDDVARITGMPEIQKSSIFHALNQKAIGRRLSSDLKKKYEDVNLIIAHLGGGISVGAHRHGYVIDVNDALNGEGPFSPERAGGLPSLELVRLCYSGRYTFEEMKKKILGGGGLVAHLNTNDVKEVYRMIENGNKSAELILDAMAYKTAKEIGAMAVALNGEVDAIGITGGIAYNEDFVKRISSRVNFIAPVYVYPGEDEMQALAEGAYRVLNGEEEAKVYE; encoded by the coding sequence ATGGAGGGAATTCTTTTGTTTTTAATTCTTGCAATAAATCCTGGTTCTACATCAACAAAGATTTCAGTTTTTGAAGATAAAAAAGTTTTGTTTACAGAAATATTGAGACATAGCGTTCCTGAGCTTAGTCAATATAAAACTATATTTGAACAGTTGGAATTTAGAAAAAACACTATTTTAGAAATGCTTCATAGAAAGAATTTTTCCATGGAAAAGTTTAATGCAATTGTCGGAAGAGGCGGTCTATTAAAGCCGATAAAAAGTGGTACTTACATTGTAAACGAAAGGATGATATCAGATTTAAAAGAAGCTAAAAGAGGTGAACATGCCTCAAACCTTGGAGGAATTATTGCATACGAATTAGCTAAAAATCACGGTATACCTGCATTTATTGTTGATCCAGTTGTCGTAAATGAATTAGACGATGTCGCCAGAATAACGGGAATGCCTGAAATCCAAAAATCCAGCATATTTCATGCATTAAATCAAAAAGCCATTGGAAGGCGTTTATCTTCTGATTTAAAAAAGAAATACGAGGATGTCAACCTTATAATTGCACATTTAGGCGGAGGAATTTCGGTTGGAGCTCATAGACATGGTTATGTAATAGATGTAAATGATGCTTTAAATGGAGAAGGGCCATTTTCACCAGAGAGAGCAGGAGGACTTCCATCATTGGAACTTGTGAGATTGTGCTACAGTGGCAGATATACTTTTGAAGAAATGAAAAAGAAGATATTAGGTGGCGGCGGTTTAGTAGCACATCTTAACACAAATGACGTGAAAGAAGTATACAGAATGATAGAAAATGGCAATAAGAGTGCGGAATTAATACTTGATGCAATGGCGTATAAGACAGCAAAAGAGATTGGAGCGATGGCTGTAGCTTTAAATGGAGAAGTGGATGCTATAGGTATAACAGGCGGCATAGCATACAATGAAGATTTTGTAAAGCGCATTTCAAGTCGAGTTAATTTTATCGCTCCTGTGTATGTCTATCCAGGAGAAGATGAGATGCAAGCACTTGCTGAAGGTGCATACCGTGTCTTAAACGGTGAAGAAGAAGCAAAAGTCTATGAATGA
- a CDS encoding Glu/Leu/Phe/Val dehydrogenase, with the protein MELFRTMREFDYENVVLCYDKTSDLKAVIAIHDTTLDPALGGCRMWTYDTEEDAINDALRLARGMTYKNAAAGLNLGGAKTVVIGNPRKDKSEALFRSLGRFIDGLNGRYITAEDVGTNMKDMDYISMETNYVAGLAEKSGDPSPFTAYGVFRGIQAACEEVFGTTELSGKTVAIQGVGNVGYNLAKYLHEAGARLIITDIFEDNVKRAVSEFNAEYVKPDDIYGVDCDIFAPCALGAVINDETIPHLKCKIVAGSSNNQLKEEKHGEILQEKGILYVPDFIINAGGVINVAEELHPSGYNKERAMRKVSMVYDNVKKVIQKSKEENIPTCIAADMVAEERIKTIAGIRDNFIKKV; encoded by the coding sequence ATGGAATTATTCAGAACAATGAGAGAGTTTGATTATGAAAACGTTGTATTGTGCTATGATAAAACATCTGATCTAAAAGCTGTGATAGCAATACATGATACAACATTGGATCCTGCATTAGGTGGATGCAGGATGTGGACTTATGATACAGAAGAAGACGCGATAAATGATGCATTAAGGCTTGCAAGAGGCATGACTTACAAGAATGCGGCTGCTGGTCTAAATCTTGGTGGCGCAAAAACTGTTGTAATTGGAAATCCAAGAAAGGATAAAAGTGAAGCATTATTTAGAAGCTTAGGCAGGTTTATAGATGGGCTTAATGGAAGGTATATAACCGCCGAAGATGTTGGGACAAATATGAAAGACATGGATTATATAAGTATGGAGACAAATTATGTTGCGGGACTTGCTGAGAAAAGTGGTGATCCGTCTCCTTTTACAGCATACGGGGTGTTTAGAGGCATTCAAGCAGCTTGTGAAGAAGTGTTTGGAACAACTGAATTAAGCGGTAAAACAGTTGCTATTCAAGGTGTTGGGAATGTTGGATATAATTTAGCAAAATATTTACATGAAGCTGGAGCGAGATTAATAATCACAGATATTTTTGAAGATAATGTAAAAAGAGCCGTCAGTGAATTTAATGCTGAGTATGTAAAACCTGATGATATATACGGTGTTGATTGTGATATATTTGCACCATGTGCACTTGGTGCTGTAATAAATGATGAGACAATACCGCACCTAAAATGTAAAATTGTCGCAGGGTCTTCAAACAATCAATTGAAGGAAGAAAAACATGGAGAAATCCTACAAGAAAAAGGAATACTCTATGTACCTGATTTTATTATCAATGCAGGTGGTGTCATAAATGTAGCTGAGGAATTACATCCATCTGGTTATAACAAAGAACGGGCAATGAGAAAAGTTTCTATGGTATATGACAATGTAAAAAAAGTCATACAAAAATCAAAGGAAGAAAATATTCCAACTTGTATTGCTGCCGATATGGTAGCTGAAGAAAGAATTAAAACTATAGCGGGAATTAGAGATAATTTCATAAAAAAAGTTTAA
- the ptb gene encoding phosphate butyryltransferase, with product MKSFKEMYELVKDLNPKIVAVAQAADVDVLLAVKDAYEKGIIKSVLVGDKSEIEKLALSISMPLKDHEIIDVKDDVKACEAAVKLVSDGQADMIMKGLVPTSVILKAVLDKEFDLRSDRLLSHVAVFESPFNRLMLLSDAAMNISPDLKAKIDIIYNAAYVAKKIGISDPKVAVLAAVEMVNPAMQATIDAAILAKMSDRGQFKGVIVDGPLALDNALSIESAYHKGINSTVAGNADILIAPDIEAGNMLYKAITFIANKRIAGIIVGAKKPVILTSRSDSKESKFNSILLASIVASDKNI from the coding sequence GTGAAAAGTTTTAAAGAAATGTATGAATTAGTTAAAGATTTGAATCCTAAAATCGTGGCTGTTGCACAAGCGGCTGATGTCGATGTGCTTCTAGCTGTGAAAGATGCTTACGAAAAAGGAATAATAAAATCTGTTTTAGTAGGGGATAAGTCAGAGATAGAGAAACTTGCACTTTCTATATCGATGCCTTTAAAAGATCATGAGATTATAGATGTAAAAGATGATGTAAAAGCGTGTGAAGCGGCAGTAAAGCTTGTAAGTGATGGGCAAGCAGACATGATTATGAAGGGATTAGTGCCAACATCGGTAATATTAAAAGCCGTTTTAGACAAGGAATTTGATCTAAGATCAGATAGGTTATTAAGTCATGTAGCTGTTTTTGAATCTCCATTTAATAGATTAATGCTTTTAAGTGATGCAGCAATGAATATATCACCTGATTTAAAAGCAAAGATCGACATAATATACAATGCAGCTTACGTGGCGAAAAAGATAGGAATAAGCGATCCAAAGGTAGCTGTACTTGCTGCTGTAGAGATGGTAAATCCAGCTATGCAGGCGACAATTGATGCTGCAATTTTAGCAAAGATGAGCGATAGAGGTCAGTTTAAAGGCGTGATAGTAGATGGACCGTTGGCATTAGATAATGCGCTTTCTATTGAGTCGGCTTACCACAAAGGTATAAATAGCACTGTTGCAGGTAATGCCGATATTCTCATCGCACCTGATATAGAAGCTGGCAATATGCTTTACAAGGCTATCACATTTATTGCGAATAAAAGAATAGCGGGAATAATTGTTGGAGCAAAAAAACCGGTTATTTTAACATCAAGATCTGACTCTAAAGAGTCTAAATTTAATTCAATATTGCTTGCTTCAATTGTGGCATCAGATAAAAACATATAA
- a CDS encoding putative zinc-binding protein, translated as MKSKDKIAIMPCAGIGQIFGQITREVGYNLVDDLYPENTVLVCPPALAVDIQEDIDFINEYPVLVLNGCKDRCATKLILQKGGQVEAEVYLPDILKKEKISLKDEKRGRLGEKSKLAIQKMTEDASKLVRNLLIR; from the coding sequence ATGAAAAGCAAAGATAAAATAGCAATAATGCCATGTGCAGGTATCGGGCAAATTTTTGGGCAAATAACAAGGGAAGTTGGATACAATCTTGTTGATGATTTATACCCTGAAAACACAGTTTTAGTGTGTCCACCAGCTTTAGCAGTAGATATTCAGGAAGATATAGATTTTATAAACGAATATCCTGTATTGGTTTTAAATGGATGTAAAGATCGATGCGCGACAAAATTGATTTTGCAAAAAGGCGGCCAAGTCGAAGCAGAAGTTTATCTTCCTGACATACTGAAGAAAGAAAAGATCTCGCTGAAAGATGAGAAAAGAGGAAGATTAGGTGAAAAATCTAAATTGGCCATTCAAAAAATGACTGAAGATGCCAGTAAGTTGGTAAGAAATCTTTTAATTAGGTAG
- a CDS encoding amidase domain-containing protein — MIGREGYFLLFKGYHKIAIPILLLIATSIWGILFFNKTLSTVADNKEEIKPFLDAFFESRGSVLLSGNIKDIEKYYDVANTNGKWALEHEKRRIDYVKGWSEKRNLKFVEAQSIYRIKSLKVGEQSIWLYLVETMKMGYEYNVKPGLINYMGLGIRHSIQLVKINGNWVIRRDWYYDPLDEDSAFIDISPADGIATEISPTNTTPAGDSQNQKKGNYDREGAVRYADTYAGAAWGSGNNYEYNKKYRDYNGVGGDCTNFASQVLHEGGGLKMDYIWNFNGRDSSTAWAQAPALFNYLIYNGKGRLIAQGTYIDMVKPSDSHPAGAIRELKKGDLICYEEKGTIVHFGVVTGFDSYGIPVVNTHTSDRYHVPFDLGWDKKVIYRFIHIND; from the coding sequence ATGATAGGCAGGGAGGGATATTTTTTGCTATTTAAAGGGTATCATAAAATAGCAATTCCTATTTTGTTGTTAATAGCCACAAGCATCTGGGGAATATTGTTTTTCAATAAAACATTATCTACTGTAGCAGACAACAAAGAAGAAATAAAGCCCTTTTTAGATGCTTTCTTTGAGTCAAGAGGAAGCGTACTTTTAAGCGGAAATATTAAAGACATAGAAAAATATTACGATGTTGCTAACACAAATGGCAAATGGGCTCTTGAACATGAAAAAAGAAGAATTGATTACGTAAAAGGATGGTCTGAAAAAAGAAATCTTAAATTCGTAGAAGCACAATCAATTTACAGAATCAAAAGTTTGAAAGTTGGCGAACAGTCTATATGGCTCTATTTGGTAGAGACGATGAAGATGGGCTACGAGTACAATGTAAAGCCTGGCTTGATAAATTACATGGGGCTGGGGATTCGGCATTCCATTCAGTTGGTTAAAATCAACGGCAACTGGGTGATACGCCGCGATTGGTACTACGATCCATTAGATGAAGATTCAGCATTTATAGATATTAGCCCTGCTGACGGAATAGCCACAGAAATATCGCCAACCAATACCACTCCTGCAGGTGATAGTCAAAATCAGAAAAAAGGAAATTACGATAGAGAAGGCGCTGTAAGGTATGCTGATACATACGCTGGTGCTGCATGGGGTAGCGGAAATAACTATGAATACAACAAAAAATACAGAGATTATAATGGCGTTGGTGGCGACTGCACAAATTTCGCTTCACAAGTCTTGCATGAAGGTGGTGGACTAAAGATGGACTACATCTGGAACTTTAATGGCCGTGACTCTAGTACAGCATGGGCACAAGCTCCTGCACTCTTTAACTACCTTATATACAATGGAAAAGGAAGGCTTATTGCACAAGGTACATACATAGACATGGTAAAACCATCGGATTCACACCCTGCAGGAGCGATACGGGAACTAAAAAAAGGTGATCTCATTTGCTATGAAGAAAAAGGCACAATTGTTCATTTTGGCGTTGTAACAGGTTTTGATTCTTACGGAATTCCTGTTGTAAACACACATACATCTGACAGATACCATGTTCCATTTGATTTAGGATGGGATAAAAAGGTTATTTATAGATTCATTCACATAAATGATTAA
- a CDS encoding YkuS family protein, with the protein MGKKIAVERELSNVKRYLTGKGYDVVNLEQDSNLSGINVNDYDAIVITGQHKDMVGFENTYTKSPIIDATGMTPEDIENAIKRSTGGDTDG; encoded by the coding sequence ATGGGGAAAAAGATAGCCGTTGAAAGAGAGCTTTCAAATGTAAAAAGATACCTTACTGGTAAAGGATATGATGTAGTAAATCTTGAGCAAGATAGCAATTTAAGCGGTATTAACGTCAATGATTATGATGCAATAGTAATAACAGGACAGCACAAAGACATGGTTGGATTTGAAAATACGTATACAAAATCGCCAATAATTGATGCAACTGGAATGACACCAGAAGACATAGAAAATGCAATAAAAAGAAGTACAGGCGGTGATACAGATGGCTAA
- a CDS encoding glycosyltransferase yields MATIIYPPTINFNWLYQRPQQLLSRMAERNYTVYYVNKSFDDSYNRGIIEVRKNLYIVNGVDIGSVKFREIPIVWISYPPNYNFLKMFKKKYVIFDSIDYPSEEFTEWKLNFEEVQKAANIVFASSEKLFNINIKVNKRTFLLPNGADFEHFKKASKIFSERPIDLPGDKPIVGYIGALATWIDWDLVDYIALKCPEYNFVYIGPNLNTKKVPIRKNIFYLGEKKYDVLPNYLQYFDVTIIPFKVTTMTEGADPIKMYEYLSAGKQIVSSKLPSIIKCDGIYAANNKEEFAYLIKKAIENVSVVKKEKLMEIARENSWDKRAEYADRIIRYYLVYK; encoded by the coding sequence ATGGCGACGATTATATACCCACCTACTATTAATTTTAACTGGCTTTATCAGAGGCCACAGCAGCTATTGAGTCGTATGGCTGAAAGGAATTATACAGTTTACTACGTTAATAAATCTTTTGATGACAGCTACAATAGAGGGATAATAGAGGTAAGGAAAAATTTATACATTGTAAATGGTGTAGATATTGGTAGTGTAAAATTTAGAGAAATTCCTATAGTATGGATATCATATCCTCCAAATTACAATTTTCTAAAAATGTTCAAGAAAAAATATGTGATATTTGATTCTATAGATTATCCTTCAGAAGAATTTACAGAATGGAAGCTTAATTTTGAAGAAGTGCAGAAAGCTGCCAACATAGTATTTGCTTCATCTGAAAAACTATTTAATATAAATATTAAAGTCAATAAAAGGACATTTTTGCTGCCAAACGGTGCGGATTTTGAACATTTTAAGAAAGCAAGCAAAATTTTTTCAGAAAGACCTATTGATTTACCTGGTGATAAACCTATAGTTGGATATATAGGAGCATTGGCGACGTGGATAGATTGGGATTTAGTGGATTATATTGCTTTAAAATGTCCTGAGTATAATTTCGTGTACATTGGTCCTAATTTGAATACAAAAAAAGTGCCTATTAGAAAGAATATTTTTTATTTGGGAGAGAAAAAATATGACGTCCTACCAAATTATTTACAGTATTTTGATGTGACTATAATTCCTTTTAAAGTTACAACAATGACTGAAGGTGCCGATCCAATAAAAATGTATGAATATTTAAGCGCCGGAAAACAAATTGTTTCTTCCAAATTGCCATCTATCATAAAATGCGATGGCATTTATGCTGCCAATAATAAGGAAGAATTTGCATATTTGATAAAAAAAGCCATCGAAAATGTTAGCGTCGTGAAAAAGGAAAAGCTTATGGAAATAGCGCGAGAAAATTCATGGGATAAAAGAGCAGAATACGCTGATAGAATCATAAGATATTATTTGGTATATAAATAA
- a CDS encoding M23 family metallopeptidase: MHIKNKDEYINIMVVPNSKKDIKSFKIKRSALKAYIFAAAVLLIGLFSTFFYFAGRYAYLYAAVHEKDKIIAEKNQKIAEMQDLNQSQDKKIAMLNDNAKKLSDKMKSLDELEQKVRRMVGLSSPETSRGGITRDSRDLTLDEKTTNELSSEIDNKTYEYKTLIDDISKRLDYLASLPSSYPVVGPITSPFGSRTSPYGESSEFHPGIDIAVGYGTPVKAAGKGIVTYAGWLSGYGNVVMINHGYGITSVYGHNSQLLVRVGQTVNRGDVIAKSGSTGRSTGPHVHFEIRLNGNPVDPLKYLSK; this comes from the coding sequence ATGCATATAAAAAATAAAGATGAGTACATAAACATAATGGTTGTACCAAATTCTAAAAAAGACATAAAAAGCTTTAAAATAAAAAGATCTGCTTTAAAAGCTTATATATTTGCAGCGGCAGTGCTTTTGATAGGCTTGTTTTCAACCTTTTTTTATTTTGCAGGGAGATATGCATATCTTTACGCCGCAGTTCATGAAAAAGACAAGATAATTGCAGAAAAAAATCAAAAAATAGCAGAAATGCAGGACTTAAACCAATCTCAAGACAAAAAGATCGCCATGCTTAATGATAATGCTAAGAAGTTAAGTGACAAGATGAAAAGTCTTGACGAGTTAGAGCAAAAAGTCAGGCGAATGGTAGGACTAAGTTCACCAGAAACGAGCCGTGGCGGCATAACACGTGATTCAAGGGATTTAACTTTAGATGAAAAAACCACAAATGAGCTTTCAAGCGAAATAGATAATAAAACATATGAATACAAAACTCTGATAGATGATATAAGCAAAAGATTGGATTATCTCGCATCGCTGCCATCATCATATCCTGTTGTAGGACCTATAACATCACCATTCGGAAGTCGCACATCCCCTTATGGCGAAAGCTCGGAGTTTCACCCTGGAATAGACATTGCCGTAGGATACGGTACACCTGTTAAAGCGGCGGGCAAAGGCATTGTAACTTATGCAGGATGGCTTTCCGGATATGGAAATGTAGTCATGATAAATCACGGTTATGGAATCACTTCTGTCTACGGTCATAATTCTCAACTGTTAGTAAGAGTAGGACAAACTGTAAACAGGGGTGATGTCATAGCAAAATCAGGTAGCACAGGTCGCAGCACGGGGCCACACGTGCATTTTGAAATAAGGCTAAATGGCAATCCAGTCGATCCTTTAAAATATCTTAGCAAGTGA
- a CDS encoding polymer-forming cytoskeletal protein, whose product MFQRKDANTFDVNTDKIDTIIGKNTKIEGNISSQGTMRIDGLVTGKVEVEGNLIVGENSKIEADIKADNISVSGEIVGNLTIKNQVQITSTGKVYGDIEVQNLIIDEGAIFDGKCKMNKKAEKNAETQQKKKDVK is encoded by the coding sequence ATGTTTCAAAGAAAAGATGCTAATACATTTGATGTAAATACTGATAAGATCGATACAATAATTGGCAAAAACACAAAAATAGAAGGAAACATTTCTTCTCAGGGCACTATGCGAATCGACGGATTAGTTACTGGAAAAGTTGAAGTAGAAGGCAATTTAATTGTCGGTGAAAATTCAAAAATAGAAGCTGATATAAAAGCTGATAATATTTCAGTTTCTGGAGAGATAGTTGGAAATCTTACAATAAAAAATCAAGTGCAGATAACATCCACTGGAAAAGTATACGGTGACATAGAGGTTCAAAATCTCATTATTGACGAAGGCGCAATATTTGATGGAAAATGCAAAATGAATAAAAAAGCAGAAAAGAATGCCGAAACTCAACAAAAGAAAAAAGATGTAAAATAA
- a CDS encoding S-layer homology domain-containing protein has protein sequence MRIKKAFFMLIAAFIVLSLFLFNFAKTSASERIVYAYATHDYDADNSSYDSFIQNESNINYVITFTYGIDESGNLNGTENDVIKDEAVKDNVTPLLLIHNMRGGTFDNSLIHSVLNNVSARNNLIDNIVGAVKSGGYKGVNIDFENVGYNDRQNYNQFLSDLKSKLAADNLMLTVAIPAMTADSPSSFWAGGFDYAAISKIADKIIIMAYDQHWSGGSSGPICSFDWLQNVTNYALSTIDKDKIVMGLPAYGYDWSSTGTTSVTEDDVKILIGMYGGNALWDNVYKEPYYIYYKNGVKHTVWFENSYSFKLKLDYLSSVGINSISFWRLGYESQDFWAAIEGNTVDYFGDIFASWARDDINDMAMLKYVSGYGDGTYRPNNYITRAEFVTLLLRVMGISEEPGEGFWDTQQSFARDAIATVKKLGIVSGYDDGSFRPNNYITREEIAAIIAKAYGYKPYSNSSFIDINNSFAKYDIIALSNRGIISGYDTYHFMPKNFATRAEATAILHRLLKK, from the coding sequence ATGCGTATAAAAAAAGCTTTTTTTATGCTTATAGCAGCTTTTATAGTTCTATCTTTGTTTTTATTTAATTTCGCTAAAACCAGCGCATCAGAGAGGATTGTGTATGCTTATGCGACACATGATTACGATGCAGATAATAGTTCTTACGATTCTTTTATACAAAATGAATCAAATATCAATTATGTAATAACGTTTACTTACGGAATCGATGAAAGTGGAAATCTAAACGGTACTGAAAATGATGTTATAAAAGATGAAGCAGTAAAAGACAACGTGACACCTCTTTTACTTATTCACAACATGAGGGGAGGTACATTCGACAATAGCCTGATACATTCCGTTTTAAATAATGTATCTGCAAGAAATAATTTGATTGATAACATTGTAGGTGCAGTAAAAAGCGGAGGGTACAAAGGAGTTAATATTGATTTTGAAAATGTTGGATACAACGACAGACAAAACTACAATCAATTTTTATCGGATTTGAAATCAAAATTGGCCGCTGATAATTTGATGCTTACTGTTGCTATACCTGCCATGACTGCGGATAGTCCATCGAGTTTTTGGGCGGGAGGTTTTGATTATGCGGCAATATCTAAAATAGCTGATAAAATTATCATAATGGCTTATGATCAACATTGGTCAGGTGGAAGCAGCGGCCCAATTTGCTCGTTTGATTGGCTTCAAAATGTAACTAACTATGCTTTATCGACGATTGATAAGGATAAAATAGTTATGGGACTTCCGGCATATGGATATGACTGGTCTTCAACTGGAACGACTTCCGTTACGGAAGACGATGTAAAAATTTTGATTGGCATGTATGGTGGCAATGCCTTATGGGATAATGTATATAAAGAACCATATTATATATACTACAAAAATGGAGTAAAGCACACAGTATGGTTTGAAAATTCTTATAGTTTTAAGCTAAAATTAGATTATCTTTCATCAGTGGGGATAAACAGCATATCTTTCTGGAGGCTTGGTTACGAAAGCCAGGATTTTTGGGCAGCTATTGAAGGCAATACAGTTGATTATTTTGGAGACATATTTGCAAGCTGGGCGAGGGATGATATCAACGATATGGCGATGCTTAAATATGTCTCCGGGTATGGTGATGGTACATATAGACCTAATAATTACATAACAAGAGCAGAATTTGTTACATTGCTTTTAAGAGTAATGGGAATTAGTGAAGAGCCTGGTGAAGGATTTTGGGATACGCAGCAGAGTTTTGCAAGAGATGCCATAGCGACAGTGAAAAAACTTGGAATAGTAAGTGGTTACGACGATGGCAGCTTTAGGCCTAATAACTACATAACAAGAGAAGAAATCGCCGCTATAATTGCTAAAGCTTACGGTTACAAACCGTATTCCAATAGTTCATTTATTGACATAAACAACAGTTTTGCCAAATACGATATCATCGCTTTGTCAAATAGGGGGATTATATCTGGATACGATACATATCACTTTATGCCGAAAAATTTTGCGACGCGGGCAGAAGCTACAGCGATACTTCATAGACTTCTAAAAAAATAA
- a CDS encoding spore coat protein, which produces MGRKSAKVNTTAMNSAAMPDMSGGSISKQIDSYTNSNLKNVSTNATATGGINATGMPNDYSPAGSISRAIDNTTMQNLNSASGKNQTYTASTSQTSTLTDKDITADCLKSEILLLQSYNSACIESANQNVYSSIKNILNEEHDVHYEIFNLMKQKGWYPVSNANQQDIVNTRNMFQG; this is translated from the coding sequence ATGGGTAGAAAAAGTGCAAAGGTAAATACTACTGCCATGAATTCAGCAGCTATGCCGGATATGTCAGGTGGCAGTATTAGCAAACAGATAGATTCATATACAAATTCCAATTTAAAAAATGTGTCGACAAATGCTACTGCAACTGGCGGCATAAATGCTACAGGTATGCCTAATGATTATTCGCCGGCAGGTAGCATAAGCAGGGCGATCGACAATACAACGATGCAGAATCTAAACAGTGCAAGCGGTAAGAATCAAACTTATACAGCAAGCACATCTCAAACATCAACTCTTACGGATAAAGATATAACTGCAGACTGTTTAAAGTCAGAAATACTCTTACTACAATCTTACAACAGTGCTTGTATAGAAAGTGCAAATCAAAATGTATATTCCAGCATTAAGAATATACTAAATGAAGAACATGATGTCCACTATGAGATATTCAATTTGATGAAACAAAAAGGGTGGTATCCTGTAAGCAATGCAAATCAACAGGATATCGTTAATACCAGAAATATGTTTCAAGGATAA
- a CDS encoding spore coat protein — MALTQKELGYISDELASEQLIIKKYQTAVNQVTDPQLKNVFQKNINVHQNHYNSLLNLLK; from the coding sequence ATGGCATTAACTCAAAAAGAACTTGGATATATTTCGGATGAACTTGCATCAGAGCAATTGATAATAAAGAAGTATCAGACGGCTGTGAATCAAGTGACAGATCCACAGCTTAAAAATGTGTTTCAAAAAAATATAAACGTGCATCAAAATCATTACAACTCTTTATTAAATTTATTGAAATAG